The genomic segment GCGGAGCAATTTCTGGACGACGTCGTTAAACTCCTGGGACCAGTACCACGATTTTCGGAGCGCCCACCCGTCGAAAATGTCGCCCACCAGATAAATGTATTCGGCGTCATGATGGCGCAAGAAATCAAGGAGCGCATGAGCCTTGCACCCTCGCGTGCCCAAATGTATATCGGACAGCCAGATCGTCCGAAATGTGGTGACTGGCGCTTTTGCTTTCACTGGAGCGAATCCGTTCTAATGCATTGATTTCCGTAATCTTGCGAATTCCCGATTAGAAATCTGTGAGTACGCGGTATGAATTCCATTGATCGAAGTGGCGATGTGGTACTGGGTTACGTGACAGTTCCCGATCATGAAACGGCGAGGCGGCTTGCCCAAACCTTGGTGGCGGAGCGGCTGGTGGCGTGCGTGAACATACTCGGTCCCATCGAGTCGATATACTGGTGGGAGGGGGCGGTGGAAACAAGTCGCGAAATTGCGATGCTGGTCAAGACGCGGGGCGCGTTGCAGGATCGACTCGTGGCTCGGATCCGGGAACTGCATCCGTATCAGATCCCCTGCGTTCTCGTGGTTCCTGTACTGGGTGGACATGGGCCGTTCCTCCGGTGGATTTGCGATGAAACATCCGGGCTGGATTCCGGGGTCGGCACGCCATGAAGCCGGGTCGAAGTGTGGTCGATTTTTGATAAGCAATTTGGCGGCCGCGCGAATGGTGGAAAAGGCAAGTTTAGGCAATCCTTGTGAAGCGGTATCTTGCAGCGGTCATTATAGGAATCGGGCTGGTCTTGGCGGCGAGCGCCCAAAGCGCACGTGAGCGATCCGCCTTCACGTATACCCACGAGGGCCCAGCAAAAACGGAACAGGGGGGCGAAATCGAGCTGCGCGAGGTCGAGCTTCGCACGGGATTTCCGATTTATCGTGGACCGAGCGTACGGGTGATGGCGGGAGTGCGATGGACACGATATGACTTTTCAATCGAAGAGGAGGACTTGGCCGATTTTACAGCGCATTCTTTGCGATTCCCGATTCGTGCGGTCGGCCCGGAGAAGGGCGGTTGGCGCTGGATGAACATGATCGCGCCCGCCATCCGGTCCGACCTTGAGTCGGTTTCATCCGACGATCTCGGCGTTAGCGCGATGTCCTTGGCGAGTCGAGATTGGGCCAGAGGTTGGCGTCTCAGCCTCGGGGCCGTCTACAGCCAGGATTTCGGTCGGAGTCGCCTGTTTCCTGCGATCGGGGCGCTTTGGACAAATGAAGTATGGACAGTCGACGTACAGTTTCCGAGACCCCGACTCATCTATCGCGCAACGGATTCGCTTTCATTCGGCGTCGGACTTGAGCCAGGCGGTGATGAGTGGAATGTCGAACTCGCGGGGACCGAGCGCGATGTCGCTTTGAAAGAATATCGAGCGGGCTTGGGCGTAGAATGGAGTCCTGTTCGGAATTTATCTTTGCAGGCGCAGGCAGGCGGGGTTTTCGGTCGGGAAATCGATGTGCGCGGAGGCGGCGAGCCTCGTCTTGAGCGGGACCTCGATGAGACATGGTATGCCCGAATTGCGCTGATTTTCCGCTAGCGTTGCACTTGGCCTTCAATCCGCTTGGATGCTCCATATCATCGGATCATGAACATCCGATTCGCGGTGGCGCTGCTGTTCGTATTCGCGGCGATGATTCCGGAGGTGCATGCGTCCAAAAAATGGCGGACCAAGGAGAACTGCACGCTGATCGAACATCCGTCGAATGACGGCGACAGCTTTCGCGTCCGGATCGGCCGGCGAATCTATGTCCTTCGCTTACTATGGGTCGATGCGCCCGAGACCGACATGCGGTTTCCGGAGCGGGTCGCCGAACAAGCCGAATACTTTGGGATATCAACGCAGGAAGTCCTGCGAATCGGGCAGGAAGCCTCGCGGTTCACGCGCGAATTTCTCAAAAGCCGGCCGTTCACCGTTTATACGCAGTTTGAGGATGCCCGCGGCGCGGGCGAAAAGGAGCGGGACTATGCGATCGTCAAATCTGGCGATACGTACCTGATGGAGGCTCTGGTGTCGAATGGGTTGGCGCGAATCTACGGCATGCAGGAAATGCCGCCGGAGGGCCCTTCTGAATCGACGATGAGAATGCGGCTGCGCGCGCTGGAATCGGCCGCTCGGGATCAACGGCGTGGAGCGTGGGCCCTCGCGTCCCGCGGGTTTTCGCCCGGAGACCCCCGTGCTCGACTCCAGCCGCTTGAGGCGGGTTGGCGGACCCTGACTCGAACGGTTCCCGTTTACGCCGTGGAAGACCCGGCCCGCATGCTTGGCATGCTGCGCGCCGGAACAGAAATTGAAATTCTTCGGACAGAATCGCCTGCCGATGTGCGGATTCGGTTCCGACTGCCGGATGGACGGATGATGGAGGCGATCGCGCGGCGGGCTGATCTGGGTTGGTAACCGGCCTCCGCCCGGGTTTCCCGCGTAGGCGCGGCGCGCCGATTTGTCAAGCCCCGCAAGCTTTCGCTACAATTCAGCACCGTGACAAAAACTACGAAAAAGCGGCTGCTGGTTGTGGATGATCACGCCATCGTGCGGCAGGGCCTGGCAATGCTATTGGCTCGCCACCCCGAGTATGCGATCGCCGCGGAGGCGGCGGGCTGCGCGGAGGCGTTGGCCAAATTTGAGCCGGGCAAAATCGACGCGGCCATCATCGATCTGGCGCTGAAGGACGGCAGCGGCCTCGATTTGATCCGGGAGCTGCTCAGGAAAAAGCCGGATCTGCCCTGCATTGTGCTTTCGATGCACGATGAAATGGAGTACGCGGAGCGCGCCCTCCGAGCCGGCGCACGCGGTTACGTGATGAAGGAGAATGCGGATGAGGTGTTGGTGGATGCGCTTCGCAAGGTGTTCAGCGGAGACATTTACGCGAGCCCCGACGTGGCTGCGCGGTTACTCAAGCAGGCCGTTGCAGGTCCCGGGCAGGCTCGGCCGGAGTCGGGGATCGAAAGTCTCACCGACCGCGAGCGCGAAATTTTCCGCTGCGTCGGCGAGGGCATGACCACCCGAAAGATTGCCGAAAAATTTGGATTGAGCGCCCGCACTGTTGAGGTTCACCGAGCCAGCATCAAGCGGAAGCTCGGCTGCGCGGACACTGCCCAACTGGTCCGCGAAGCGGTTCGCTGGGTCGAAAACAATCCGCCCTAAGGAGGGGCAGGGGTTTTTGACATTGGAACCGACTGGCGGGCGCTTACACTCGCGAACATGGAAAACCTTCTTGTGACCGGCGGCTGCGGTTTCATCGGCTGCAACTTCATTCGATACCTCTTTGAGGAGTCCGGATATCGCGGCCGGGTGATCAACGTCGACAAGCTGACCTACGCCGGCAATCTCGAGAGCCTTGCGGACGTGGCCGCGCGCGCGGGGGACCGATACGTATTCATTCGCGCCGATATCTGCGATGCGTCTGCGATCGCGCGCGTGTTCGATGAATACGGCATCGATGCGGTCTGCCACTTCGCCGCCGAATCCCATGTGGACCGGTCCATCGTCAGGCCGGACGACTTCATCCAAACGAACATCGTAGGAACCTACGTGTTGCTACAAGCGGCCCGCGCCCGGAAAGACCGCATCCAGTTGTTTCACCACGTCAGCACCGACGAGGTCTTTGGGTCCCTCGGCGAATCGGGATTTTTTACAGAGGAGACCCCCTACAGGCCGAACAGCCCCTATTCAGCCTCCAAGGCCGCGTCCGACCATCTGGTTCGGGCCTATCACCACACCTATGGACTGCCCGTGACGATTTCCAACTGTTCCAACAACTACGGCCCGTATCAATTTCCCGAAAAATTAATCCCGTTGATGATCCTCAACGCGCTCGAGGGCAAGCCGCTTCCGGTATATGGCGACGGCCTTCATGTCCGCGATTGGCTGTATGTGCGCGACCACGCGGCGGCGGTGTGGGCCGTCATGACGCGCGGGCGCCGGGGTCAGACCTACAACATCGGCGGCCGAAACGAAATGCGAAACATTGAAGTGGTTCGGAAGATCTGCTCGCTGCTGGACGAGCTTGCCCCGCCGATTCCCTCCGGAAAGCCCCGCGATTCGCTAATCACGTTCGTCAAGGACCGGCCGGGCCATGACCGACGGTACGCCATCGATTGCACGAAAGCCGAGATGGAACTGGGGTGGAAACCGGAGGAGTCGTTCGACACCGGTTTGCGGAAAACTGTGCTGTGGTATCTTGAGAATCGGGAATGGGTGAACCGCGTTCGCTCCGGAGAGTACCGAAGGTGGATCGAGGAACATTACGGATCCGCCTAGGCCGCCTTAATGGAAGGACAAACTCGGCCTCGCACGCATGAGAGGATGAGCGCTGCAATAAGGACTGGAGGGGCCCTCTTGCCGGGGCGGTTTGCCTTCGCGGGCGGACCGCGATACTAAAAGTGATCCGCGGCGGATGGTGGAGCGGAAGGGACTCGAACCCTCTACCTCCTCGTTGCGAACGAGGCGCTCTACCAGATGAGCTACCGCCCCAAAGGGAGTTTTCAAGCTAACACCGCGAGCAGTTGTGATGCAAGACTTTGCTGTCCGCGAAAAACGCTGTGTCGAGATGCGGTTTTGGGGTAAAGTGATAGGAAAAACGACGCCATGAAATCCCGGCTCTTCTTCATACTGGTCTCCGCTGCTGCGTTCGTGGGGCCGATCCCGCAACCGATCCGCGCGGCGGACGAATCATATTACGCGCCGGGCTGGATCCGGGAGCATCGGGACGGGTGGACTGCGAAGTTGCCATCAACCACCCGTTTTCTGTCTCGGTGGAAGGCGCAGAATGCGCCGGAGGAGGTCGCCCCTTTTGCCGCACTGTTCGACGGCCGGCCGTATAAGACCGCTATGGGCTATGACATTTCCACGCTCCAGGGAAATATCCGGATCACTCGTCGGATGGACGGTTTTGTCATCGAAACGCCGCAGGAGCGCTTCGAGGCTATTCGGCGGTTCCCAAACGAATGGGAATTGAGGCCATATCCCCAAACGATTAGGCCTAAGCCGAGTGTCCAACCGCCGAATCGCCGCCGTTGAGGAACAACTTGGCCGCCGGGAGCGAGCGGAACACGGCAACCATGAGTTGGCAAGCCGTTCAAACTGCGGCCGCAATATCTTCAGCGATTTCCTGGGCCATTTCGATCGCCGCCTGTTTGCGCTCGGCGCCGTCGGCATGGAATTGCGGGTCCTGCCCGTCGGCCCAGGCCACCTCAATGTCGTCAACACCGAGAGAACCGAAGGAATTGCGAATGATGGGGGTCAGGCCGTCGCGGTCGTCACTTTCCTTGTACACATCGCCGGAAGCGACCAGCAGGATGACCTTCCGAAGCTGGTGCATCGGTTTCACCGACCCGTTTTCGATGGTGTAGAGGAGCCCCGGTTGGATTACCTGGTCGAGCCAGGCTTTCATGATGGCGGGCGGTCCGCCTACCCACATCGGCATGGTCAAAACGAGCACATCGGCCTGCCGCAACGCCTCCGCCTGGGCTTTCGCATACGCGATCGCGTCTTCTTCATCTTTCGAAGGTTTGTATCCGGGGTCCGTCAGCGGCGTGTACAGCCGACGATAAGCCTGCAGGGACAGGTAGGGAGGCGGGTCCTGGTAAAGATCCACATTGTTGACGATCACGTCCGGATTCTTTTCCAGCAGGGTAGCGAAAAACGCCGCTGCCAGTTGTTTCGACACGGACTCTTCGATTGGCCTTGGGTTGGCAATCACATGCAATACGTTCATTCGTTTTCCTTCTCTTACCGCGTTATGTCTCTCCAGGGACGGCCATGGTCTCTTCCGTTTCCACCTGACCCGTACGGGGATCGACCAACTTGGCCAAATATCCCTCTAATTCGCGCCCATATTCTGTATCTTGCCCGGCCAACGCAAGCTGCTTGTGAACGAGAATGAGGCCCCTCGGGCCCGATTCCGCTTCCTGAGCCGTTGCAAATCGCTTGCGGGGGTCGGGGTTCAGAAATCGGCGCATCACATCCACAAATTCCGCATTGCGCCGGACGTATTCCGGGAGCAGGTCGGGGAGGCGATCACAAAGCGACATTTTGTAATTCAGCATGTCCGCTTCCGACGTCGTCGTGGCGTCAAGCAACGGTTGCCCGCGCAGCATTTCGAGACCGACCAGCCCCACCGCATAAATATCCGATTGGGGGAGCGCCGTCTCCCGGCGGTGCATCTCGGGTGCCATGAACAGCGGTGTACCGAGCAGGAAAGAAAGCTTCTCATTGACCGTGTTCGCGCGACCGTAATCGATCAGTTTTACGTAGCCGAGACGGTCGATCATGATGTTCGAAGGTTTGACGTCACAATGGACGAACCCGAGGTCGTGCAGCGTTTCGAGGCCGCGCAACACGCGTCGCATGATGTAAATGGCCACGCCCGGCTGGATCGCGATGCGGTTCCGCTCGAGGCGGAAGATCACGTCGGTGAAGGTATTCCACTCTTGGTCCGTGCTGTTCCGGCGGGCGCGGGCCAGATGCTGCCCGTCCAGCAGGTAGCGCAGCCCCACGCCGTCGACACGCTCCATTTGGACGTATCCGATCCCGTTGTACTCCTCGTAAATGTCCGGGGCGACCAAATTGGGGCTTTTGACAAGCTGAAGTTTTGAGGTTTGGGCCGCAATTCGGCCCATGTCGGTCCAATATTTTTTTGCGTTCGGGTAAATCCCCGGATCAAAGACCTTGATCGCATGTCGGGTAATGCAGCCTCGGGCGCCCTGCCGCAAGCCAAGGAACACGATCCCCTGCCTTCCGCGGCCGAGTTCCTTCGTGAACCGGTAGGCGACGGGGTAGTAGATCGCGCGCGCCTGAACAATGGCGCGGTAATTCGAGACCAATTGCGACATCCCCTTGCCGGAGGGCTGCGCCATCGGCTGGGTGGGCTCCGCCCCCGGCGCCGAGCTAGTCTCCGGTCGCGTTTCCGCGTGGAGAACGAAGCTGTCCACTGCCGTTTCCGCCTCGTGAATCGGCACCATTCTCTCGTTCTCTTCGTCGGGATCCATCGCGGGAAGTTTATGGCGAACGACAGGTTTCGCAATCGATTTGTCCGGCCGCCGGGCGGCTTCCGCGGACGATTGAGCGCTGGACGTACCGACGGATTGAGCTACAGTGCTGAAGCGTTTTCACCCTCCAACATGCCTGCAGTTTTGATTATTGGCGGCGGCATCGTGGGGTTGGCAACCGGATTGGCGCTTGCCGCTAGGCCGGGACTCCGCGTGGTGGTCGCCGAGGCCGAATCCGAGCTGGCCGCCCACCAGACGGGTCACAACAGCGGAGTGATACACTCCGGCCTTTACTACAAGCCTGGTTCGCTGAAGGCGCAGAACTGCACCAGGGGCCGGGAGGCCATGTACCGTTTCTGCGCGGAATACGGCATACCGCATGAGCGGTGCGGCAAGGTGGTCGTCGCCGTTGACTCGGCCGAACTCCCCGCGCTCGAGGAGCTTGAGCGGCGCGGCCGAGCGAATGGGCTCGATGGGATTCGAAGGCTGGGGCCCGAAGAACTCCGGGAGATCGAACCACACGCCGCGGGCGTTGCGGCATTGTTCATTCCTCAGACCGGCATCGTTGACTTCCGCGCGGTGGCGATCAAGATGGCCGAGCTGATTCTGGAGCAGGGGTCCGAGGTGCGAACGCGCTGCCGATTTCTGGGCGCCAAGCGGGCGGACGGCCGGCTGGTGGCGGAAACTACACAGGGACCGATCCGGGCGGATGTGCTGGTGAACTGCGGCGGTTTGCAATCGGACCGTGTCGCGCGGCTGTGCGGCGTTGATCCCGGCGTGCAGATCGTCCCTTTTCGCGGCGAATATTACGAGCTGGTCCCCGACCAACGACAACTTGTCCGCAACCTGATCTATCCCGTTCCTGATCCACGGTTCCCATTTTTGGGCGTCCATTTCACGCGGATGATCAACGGTAAAGTTGAGGCGGGACCGAACGCCGTGCTCGCGTTCAAGCGCGAAGGCTACCGCAGACTGGATGTTTCCTTGCGCGACAGCGTGGACCTCGCCACCTACGGCGGATTCTGGCGCATGGCGGGCCGATATTGGCGCACCGGCCTCGGCGAGTTCCACCGATCCTTTAGCAAGAAAGCATTTGTCCGGGCGCTGCAGCGGCTCATGCCGGAGATCCGCGAGGAGCACCTCGTCCCCGCTGGCGCGGGGGTCCGCGCGCAGGCCGTAGCGCCCGATGGCCGACTCGTCGACGATTTCCACATCGTGGAGGCGGAGCGCATGGTCCATGTGCTCAACGCCCCGTCGCCGGCAGCGACATCCTCGCTGAGCATCGGCATGACTGTTGCGGAAATGGTCCTGCGCCACCTCGGGCGCGGCCGCGAGACGGGAGGTCCGATTCGCGCAGCGGTGCAGAATCCAACATGAACTTGACGACCAGCCGGCGCCGCGCCGCATTCCGCCGGCGCTTTTACCCTTCCGCCACACTCACCGATTGGAACGATTGGCGTTGGCAGTTGCGGCACCGGATCACGGACCTCGAAGGACTTGAGCGCATCTTCCGCCTGACCGAAGAGGAGAGAGAGGCCGTCCGGAGGCTGAATCGCCTGCCGCTAGGAATCAC from the Kiritimatiellia bacterium genome contains:
- a CDS encoding divalent-cation tolerance protein CutA, with product MNSIDRSGDVVLGYVTVPDHETARRLAQTLVAERLVACVNILGPIESIYWWEGAVETSREIAMLVKTRGALQDRLVARIRELHPYQIPCVLVVPVLGGHGPFLRWICDETSGLDSGVGTP
- a CDS encoding DUF6268 family outer membrane beta-barrel protein, which translates into the protein MKRYLAAVIIGIGLVLAASAQSARERSAFTYTHEGPAKTEQGGEIELREVELRTGFPIYRGPSVRVMAGVRWTRYDFSIEEEDLADFTAHSLRFPIRAVGPEKGGWRWMNMIAPAIRSDLESVSSDDLGVSAMSLASRDWARGWRLSLGAVYSQDFGRSRLFPAIGALWTNEVWTVDVQFPRPRLIYRATDSLSFGVGLEPGGDEWNVELAGTERDVALKEYRAGLGVEWSPVRNLSLQAQAGGVFGREIDVRGGGEPRLERDLDETWYARIALIFR
- a CDS encoding thermonuclease family protein, with amino-acid sequence MNIRFAVALLFVFAAMIPEVHASKKWRTKENCTLIEHPSNDGDSFRVRIGRRIYVLRLLWVDAPETDMRFPERVAEQAEYFGISTQEVLRIGQEASRFTREFLKSRPFTVYTQFEDARGAGEKERDYAIVKSGDTYLMEALVSNGLARIYGMQEMPPEGPSESTMRMRLRALESAARDQRRGAWALASRGFSPGDPRARLQPLEAGWRTLTRTVPVYAVEDPARMLGMLRAGTEIEILRTESPADVRIRFRLPDGRMMEAIARRADLGW
- a CDS encoding response regulator transcription factor, whose amino-acid sequence is MTKTTKKRLLVVDDHAIVRQGLAMLLARHPEYAIAAEAAGCAEALAKFEPGKIDAAIIDLALKDGSGLDLIRELLRKKPDLPCIVLSMHDEMEYAERALRAGARGYVMKENADEVLVDALRKVFSGDIYASPDVAARLLKQAVAGPGQARPESGIESLTDREREIFRCVGEGMTTRKIAEKFGLSARTVEVHRASIKRKLGCADTAQLVREAVRWVENNPP
- the rfbB gene encoding dTDP-glucose 4,6-dehydratase; its protein translation is MENLLVTGGCGFIGCNFIRYLFEESGYRGRVINVDKLTYAGNLESLADVAARAGDRYVFIRADICDASAIARVFDEYGIDAVCHFAAESHVDRSIVRPDDFIQTNIVGTYVLLQAARARKDRIQLFHHVSTDEVFGSLGESGFFTEETPYRPNSPYSASKAASDHLVRAYHHTYGLPVTISNCSNNYGPYQFPEKLIPLMILNALEGKPLPVYGDGLHVRDWLYVRDHAAAVWAVMTRGRRGQTYNIGGRNEMRNIEVVRKICSLLDELAPPIPSGKPRDSLITFVKDRPGHDRRYAIDCTKAEMELGWKPEESFDTGLRKTVLWYLENREWVNRVRSGEYRRWIEEHYGSA
- a CDS encoding NAD(P)H-dependent oxidoreductase, whose protein sequence is MNVLHVIANPRPIEESVSKQLAAAFFATLLEKNPDVIVNNVDLYQDPPPYLSLQAYRRLYTPLTDPGYKPSKDEEDAIAYAKAQAEALRQADVLVLTMPMWVGGPPAIMKAWLDQVIQPGLLYTIENGSVKPMHQLRKVILLVASGDVYKESDDRDGLTPIIRNSFGSLGVDDIEVAWADGQDPQFHADGAERKQAAIEMAQEIAEDIAAAV
- a CDS encoding serine/threonine protein kinase yields the protein MDPDEENERMVPIHEAETAVDSFVLHAETRPETSSAPGAEPTQPMAQPSGKGMSQLVSNYRAIVQARAIYYPVAYRFTKELGRGRQGIVFLGLRQGARGCITRHAIKVFDPGIYPNAKKYWTDMGRIAAQTSKLQLVKSPNLVAPDIYEEYNGIGYVQMERVDGVGLRYLLDGQHLARARRNSTDQEWNTFTDVIFRLERNRIAIQPGVAIYIMRRVLRGLETLHDLGFVHCDVKPSNIMIDRLGYVKLIDYGRANTVNEKLSFLLGTPLFMAPEMHRRETALPQSDIYAVGLVGLEMLRGQPLLDATTTSEADMLNYKMSLCDRLPDLLPEYVRRNAEFVDVMRRFLNPDPRKRFATAQEAESGPRGLILVHKQLALAGQDTEYGRELEGYLAKLVDPRTGQVETEETMAVPGET
- the lhgO gene encoding L-2-hydroxyglutarate oxidase; this translates as MPAVLIIGGGIVGLATGLALAARPGLRVVVAEAESELAAHQTGHNSGVIHSGLYYKPGSLKAQNCTRGREAMYRFCAEYGIPHERCGKVVVAVDSAELPALEELERRGRANGLDGIRRLGPEELREIEPHAAGVAALFIPQTGIVDFRAVAIKMAELILEQGSEVRTRCRFLGAKRADGRLVAETTQGPIRADVLVNCGGLQSDRVARLCGVDPGVQIVPFRGEYYELVPDQRQLVRNLIYPVPDPRFPFLGVHFTRMINGKVEAGPNAVLAFKREGYRRLDVSLRDSVDLATYGGFWRMAGRYWRTGLGEFHRSFSKKAFVRALQRLMPEIREEHLVPAGAGVRAQAVAPDGRLVDDFHIVEAERMVHVLNAPSPAATSSLSIGMTVAEMVLRHLGRGRETGGPIRAAVQNPT